Proteins from a genomic interval of Verrucomicrobiales bacterium:
- the ureC gene encoding urease subunit alpha has translation MAHVMKRSNYAEMFGPTTGDRVRLGDTQLFARVERDATVYGDECKFGGGKTIREGMGQAVGVSQAEALDCVLTNALILDYTGIYKADIGIKNGRIVGLGKAGNPDVMAGVAKNMIIGVTTEVIAAEGLLVTAGGIDTHIHYICPQQAYEAVAAGVTTMIGGGTGPATGTCATTCTPGAFHLRLMLEATDGLPLNFGFTGKGNTSLPAGLPEQILGGAIGLKLHEDWGTSPAAIDCCLTVADQHDVQVTIHTDTLNESGFVEATIGAIRGRTIHTYHTEGAGGGHAPDIIRICGELNVLPSSTNPTRPYTVNTIDEHLDMLMVCHHLDPSLPEDVAFAESRIRGETIAAEDILHDLGAISMMSSDSQAMGRIGEVIARTWQTADKMRQQRGILPGDSGGSDNARIKRYLSKYTINPAIAHGVGHLVGSIEVGKLADLVLWKPAFFGIKPEMVVKGGLVAWAQMGDPNASIPTPQPVYMRPMFGGFGIAPGRTSLAFVSQACADQGIAAGYGLTKQIEAVRGCRKLTKRDMKWNDAMPKISVEPETYRVLADGEALVCAPAKVVPLGRRYSLF, from the coding sequence ATGGCGCATGTAATGAAACGTTCGAACTACGCCGAGATGTTCGGTCCCACCACTGGGGATCGTGTTCGGTTGGGGGATACTCAGCTGTTCGCGCGCGTGGAGCGGGATGCCACCGTCTACGGCGACGAGTGCAAGTTCGGCGGAGGGAAAACGATTCGCGAAGGCATGGGACAGGCGGTGGGGGTATCCCAGGCCGAAGCTCTGGATTGTGTTCTCACGAATGCGCTGATCCTGGATTATACCGGGATCTACAAGGCTGACATTGGCATCAAGAATGGTCGGATTGTGGGCTTGGGCAAGGCGGGCAATCCGGATGTCATGGCCGGCGTGGCCAAGAACATGATCATTGGCGTCACGACCGAGGTGATCGCCGCCGAGGGGCTCCTGGTGACGGCCGGGGGCATTGACACCCACATTCATTACATCTGTCCCCAACAGGCTTACGAGGCGGTGGCCGCCGGAGTCACCACGATGATCGGCGGGGGCACTGGACCCGCCACCGGGACGTGCGCGACCACGTGCACTCCAGGCGCGTTCCATCTTCGGCTGATGCTCGAAGCGACCGATGGTCTCCCTCTCAACTTTGGGTTCACTGGAAAAGGAAACACATCTCTTCCAGCGGGGCTTCCGGAGCAGATTCTAGGAGGGGCGATCGGCCTCAAGCTGCACGAGGATTGGGGAACCTCGCCGGCTGCGATTGACTGCTGCTTGACCGTAGCGGACCAGCACGATGTTCAGGTCACCATCCATACCGACACGTTGAATGAGTCGGGGTTCGTGGAGGCCACCATTGGGGCGATTCGGGGCCGGACCATCCACACCTACCACACTGAGGGTGCGGGCGGGGGTCATGCTCCTGACATCATTCGCATCTGTGGCGAACTCAATGTCCTGCCGAGCTCGACCAACCCCACCCGTCCCTACACGGTCAACACCATTGATGAGCACCTCGACATGCTCATGGTCTGCCATCATCTGGATCCTTCGCTTCCGGAGGACGTGGCGTTCGCCGAGAGCCGGATACGAGGGGAGACCATTGCCGCGGAGGACATCCTGCACGATCTCGGCGCCATCAGCATGATGAGCAGTGATTCACAGGCGATGGGGCGGATCGGCGAAGTGATTGCTCGCACCTGGCAAACGGCTGACAAGATGCGCCAGCAGAGAGGGATCCTGCCGGGGGATTCCGGCGGCTCGGACAACGCCCGGATCAAGCGCTACCTGTCCAAGTACACCATCAATCCGGCCATCGCCCATGGGGTCGGCCACCTGGTGGGTTCCATCGAGGTGGGCAAGTTGGCGGATTTGGTGCTGTGGAAGCCTGCCTTCTTCGGGATCAAGCCGGAGATGGTGGTGAAGGGCGGTTTGGTTGCCTGGGCGCAGATGGGGGATCCAAACGCGTCCATCCCTACGCCTCAGCCGGTGTACATGCGGCCGATGTTCGGCGGCTTTGGCATCGCTCCGGGCCGCACTTCACTGGCGTTTGTGAGCCAGGCTTGCGCGGATCAGGGCATCGCTGCCGGCTACGGTCTCACCAAACAAATCGAGGCGGTGCGTGGGTGTCGGAAACTCACTAAGCGAGACATGAAGTGGAACGATGCGATGCCGAAGATCTCCGTCGAGCCGGAAACGTACCGGGTTCTGGCTGATGGTGAGGCGTTGGTCTGTGCTCCGGCAAAGGTGGTCCCGCTGGGCCGTCGCTATAGCTTGTTCTGA
- the ureG gene encoding urease accessory protein UreG → MDSPGHFHERDRPLDRDYSQRAFTVGVGGPVGSGKTALMLQLCRRLRERTNIAAVTNDIFTREDGEFLIRNQALEAERIRAVETGGCPHAAIREDISANLLALEELQEIFHPEILLLESGGDNLAAHFSRELADYTIYVIDVAGGDKVPRKGGPGITQSDLLVINKTDLAVAVGADLEVMARDAKRMRAGGPFVFAQVKHGEGVEEIIGHILHAWQHARGVAHQHHH, encoded by the coding sequence ATGGACAGTCCGGGTCATTTCCATGAGCGGGATCGCCCGCTGGATCGTGACTACTCTCAGCGGGCGTTCACGGTCGGGGTGGGCGGGCCAGTGGGAAGTGGCAAGACAGCTCTGATGCTCCAGCTTTGTCGCCGGTTGCGGGAGAGGACCAACATCGCTGCGGTAACCAACGACATTTTCACCCGGGAGGATGGAGAATTCCTCATCCGGAACCAGGCGCTTGAGGCAGAACGAATTCGAGCGGTTGAGACCGGGGGATGTCCTCACGCCGCGATTCGGGAGGATATCTCCGCCAATCTCCTCGCGTTGGAGGAATTGCAGGAGATCTTCCATCCCGAAATCCTGCTTCTGGAGTCGGGAGGCGACAACTTGGCGGCGCACTTCAGTCGGGAGCTGGCGGACTACACCATCTATGTCATCGATGTCGCCGGCGGCGACAAGGTTCCCCGCAAGGGTGGTCCTGGCATCACCCAAAGCGATCTCCTGGTGATCAACAAGACCGACCTGGCCGTGGCCGTGGGAGCTGACCTGGAGGTCATGGCGCGGGATGCCAAGCGCATGCGGGCGGGCGGTCCATTTGTGTTCGCCCAGGTGAAACATGGAGAGGGCGTCGAGGAGATTATCGGACACATCCTGCATGCCTGGCAACACGCGCGGGGTGTGGCCCATCAGCATCATCATTGA
- a CDS encoding glycerophosphodiester phosphodiesterase has product MQATLKSPAGPRRRWNWRLPVAAIIGFWAICQVLPPRGVVEGQNPWRRSSGGRPLVIAHGGGQGLNPPNTLAAFEASVRLGCDVLETDLRLTRDGVLVTLHDETIDRTSDGTGRAIDFSLAELKQRNFGAKFKDPTGAQPFNEHPARLATLEELFQAFSQVPMVLEIKDRGPNGIKAAETLVRLIRDYRREKSVIVASFDDATLAAFRERSGGTVFTATPMGVTQSHVILARLGLSWFAPVGQQAMQIPVSKLGYRLDFPALIRGAHRRNMAVHYWTINLPDEMKRLIELGADGIMTDRPDLLKSVLRELGYH; this is encoded by the coding sequence ATGCAAGCGACTCTGAAGAGTCCCGCTGGGCCGAGGCGAAGGTGGAATTGGCGTTTGCCGGTGGCCGCCATCATTGGGTTCTGGGCGATCTGCCAAGTATTGCCACCCCGAGGGGTGGTGGAGGGTCAGAATCCTTGGCGTCGTTCCTCCGGAGGTCGCCCTCTGGTGATCGCCCATGGAGGCGGGCAGGGGTTGAACCCTCCGAACACCCTGGCAGCGTTCGAGGCGAGCGTTCGCTTGGGGTGTGATGTGCTGGAGACTGACTTGCGGCTGACACGTGACGGTGTGCTCGTCACCCTGCACGACGAGACCATTGACCGGACCAGCGATGGCACGGGGCGGGCCATTGACTTCAGTCTGGCCGAGCTTAAGCAGCGCAATTTTGGAGCCAAGTTCAAGGATCCGACCGGAGCCCAACCCTTTAACGAGCATCCCGCTCGCTTGGCGACCCTGGAGGAACTGTTCCAGGCCTTCTCCCAGGTACCGATGGTTCTGGAGATCAAGGACCGTGGGCCCAACGGCATCAAGGCTGCGGAGACGTTAGTTCGGCTGATTCGGGACTATCGGCGTGAGAAAAGCGTGATCGTAGCTAGCTTTGACGATGCAACCCTCGCCGCCTTTCGAGAACGTTCGGGTGGGACGGTATTCACGGCGACTCCCATGGGGGTCACGCAGTCGCACGTGATTCTGGCGCGACTTGGATTGAGTTGGTTTGCGCCGGTGGGTCAGCAGGCCATGCAGATCCCGGTCAGCAAGCTCGGCTATCGGCTGGACTTTCCGGCTTTGATTCGGGGGGCGCATCGTCGCAACATGGCGGTGCACTATTGGACTATCAATCTTCCGGACGAGATGAAACGGCTCATCGAGCTGGGGGCGGATGGGATCATGACCGATCGGCCTGATCTTCTGAAGTCGGTCCTCCGTGAGCTGGGGTACCACTAA
- a CDS encoding tetratricopeptide repeat protein: MSRRTPTRSTYAALIAGMLIGSALSPLAAPGEPPLASALAASAGDLTSGTTSPRTAEQLEKTVRELQAEWSTTRAAVEQLHRATESEARHQAEQLSQQLTKLEKDLETQKQEKEQVLKMVEAANQQTLIYAVLFIGIALIAILVISLFQIKATTKLTALAVNYADRLNLQPPASVPNQIAATSESEHLLRSLDRLQQRIEELETSASRNLLGPPEKSAPTRTLPEVSSYAAAGTPQLKPESGKVQVSTSALAVSSPPSNGHSHEETRAILPEEGRSDPQSMVSGILGKGESLLKMGQAKSALIAFEEALRIDSRHVEAWVKKGSALEKLDRMEEALSCYDRAIALDRTSTLAYLYKGGVCNRLERFDEALACYEQALKSHDHDGVQGSTQI; the protein is encoded by the coding sequence ATGTCTCGTCGCACGCCAACACGTTCCACGTATGCTGCCCTGATTGCCGGCATGTTGATTGGATCTGCTCTCTCGCCGCTCGCCGCACCCGGGGAACCCCCCTTGGCTTCTGCCTTGGCGGCTTCGGCGGGGGATCTTACCTCGGGCACGACTTCGCCTCGGACCGCGGAGCAGCTCGAAAAGACGGTTCGAGAACTTCAGGCGGAATGGAGTACGACACGGGCCGCGGTGGAGCAACTCCATCGGGCGACCGAGAGTGAAGCCCGCCATCAGGCGGAGCAGCTGAGCCAGCAGCTGACCAAGTTGGAAAAGGACCTGGAAACGCAGAAACAGGAAAAGGAGCAAGTTCTCAAGATGGTGGAAGCCGCGAACCAGCAGACTCTGATCTATGCCGTGTTGTTCATCGGGATAGCCCTCATCGCGATCTTGGTGATTTCGTTGTTTCAGATCAAAGCCACCACCAAGCTGACCGCGTTGGCGGTGAACTACGCCGATCGTCTGAATCTTCAGCCGCCGGCCTCCGTTCCCAACCAGATCGCCGCGACCTCGGAATCCGAGCATCTCCTCAGATCTCTGGACCGGCTGCAACAGAGGATTGAGGAACTGGAGACCTCGGCTTCTCGGAACCTGCTCGGGCCGCCGGAGAAATCCGCCCCCACTCGCACGCTTCCTGAGGTGTCGAGTTATGCCGCCGCGGGCACTCCTCAGCTCAAGCCAGAATCAGGCAAAGTTCAGGTTTCAACCTCCGCCCTCGCCGTTTCTTCGCCTCCGTCCAACGGGCACAGTCACGAAGAGACGCGCGCGATCCTGCCAGAGGAAGGCAGATCGGACCCTCAGTCAATGGTCTCCGGAATTCTTGGGAAGGGGGAATCTCTGCTGAAGATGGGGCAAGCGAAGTCCGCTTTGATCGCCTTCGAGGAGGCGCTGCGGATCGATTCCCGGCATGTCGAGGCTTGGGTCAAAAAGGGTAGCGCGCTCGAGAAGCTCGATCGAATGGAGGAAGCCCTCTCCTGTTACGATCGAGCCATCGCCCTGGACCGGACCTCCACGCTCGCCTACCTCTACAAGGGCGGAGTTTGCAACCGGCTCGAGCGGTTCGACGAGGCTCTTGCCTGCTATGAGCAGGCCCTCAAGAGCCATGACCATGACGGCGTGCAGGGTTCCACCCAGATCTGA